One segment of Pleomorphomonas sp. PLEO DNA contains the following:
- a CDS encoding ArsR/SmtB family transcription factor, which yields MSSVRMAEVSAASFDDVVSVLRSAGEPTRLRLLALLSLGEATVKDLTEVLAQSQPRVSRHLKLLTEAGLVERLPEGAWAYYRLVDEGPAAALTRTLIAAIDPADPAVESDRRRLDAIKAAHAAEAQRYFAQNAEGWDRLRTLHVAEHDVEAAIRATVGNRPIFNMLDVGTGTGRMLTLLADCYGRAVGIDMSHDMLSVARANLAAAGIDNAHVRQGDVTALSVGAGFDLVVIHQVLHYLDDPARALREAAAALAPGGRLLIVDFAPHDHEFLRADHAHRRLGFSHEQMRGWIEAAGLAFDTVRDLPPETADGLTVSLFLAADRRVDMTNLQRIA from the coding sequence ATGTCTAGCGTTCGTATGGCCGAGGTGTCGGCTGCTTCCTTCGACGATGTGGTGTCGGTGCTGCGCAGCGCTGGCGAGCCGACGCGGCTGCGCCTTCTGGCGCTGCTGTCGCTCGGCGAAGCCACCGTGAAGGATCTCACCGAGGTGCTGGCGCAGAGCCAGCCGCGCGTGTCGCGTCATCTCAAGCTGCTCACCGAGGCCGGGCTCGTCGAGCGGCTGCCGGAAGGCGCCTGGGCCTATTATCGTCTGGTCGACGAAGGGCCGGCGGCCGCGCTGACGCGCACGCTGATCGCCGCCATCGACCCCGCCGATCCGGCCGTGGAATCCGATCGGCGCCGGCTCGATGCCATCAAGGCGGCGCATGCCGCCGAGGCCCAGCGCTATTTCGCCCAGAACGCAGAGGGCTGGGACCGTCTCAGGACGCTGCATGTCGCCGAGCATGACGTGGAGGCGGCGATCCGCGCCACCGTTGGCAACCGGCCGATCTTCAACATGCTCGACGTCGGCACCGGTACCGGGCGCATGCTGACGTTGCTGGCCGATTGCTACGGCCGCGCCGTCGGCATCGATATGAGCCACGACATGCTGTCGGTGGCGCGCGCCAATCTGGCAGCGGCCGGCATCGACAATGCCCACGTCCGCCAGGGCGACGTGACGGCGCTGTCGGTCGGCGCCGGCTTCGATCTGGTGGTGATCCATCAGGTGCTGCATTATCTCGACGATCCGGCGCGGGCTCTGCGTGAGGCGGCGGCGGCGCTGGCGCCCGGTGGTCGTCTGCTGATCGTCGATTTTGCGCCGCACGACCATGAATTCTTGCGCGCCGATCACGCCCACCGCCGGCTCGGCTTCAGCCACGAGCAGATGCGCGGCTGGATCGAGGCGGCGGGCCTTGCCTTCGACACGGTGCGCGACCTGCCACCGGAGACGGCGGATGGCTTGACTGTGTCGCTGTTCCTTGCCGCCGACCGCCGCGTCGACATGACCAATCTTCAGCGTATCGCCTGA
- the metF gene encoding methylenetetrahydrofolate reductase [NAD(P)H]: protein MRFSHNIGALDLGVSFEFFPPKTEKMEEALWASITRLAPLGPRFVSVTYGAGGSTRERTHATVARIVRETNLKPAAHLTCVGASRAEIDDVVRGYRDAGVRHIVALRGDPAGGLGTAYQPHPQGYASTTDLIAGIKAIGDFEISVSAYPEKHPESPDVAADIAILKRKVEAGATRAISQFFFDNDKFERYVERVRAAGIDVPIVPGIVPVVNFEQSAAFAKKAGASVPGWLAHRFDGLENDPATRQLVAAAVCAEQVMDLIDRGFRNFHFYTMNRADLVYAICHMMGLRASPETLLGRASSLELSASGAHEQ, encoded by the coding sequence ATGCGGTTCAGTCACAATATCGGCGCCCTCGACCTCGGCGTTTCCTTCGAATTCTTCCCGCCCAAGACGGAGAAGATGGAAGAGGCGTTGTGGGCATCGATCACCCGTCTGGCGCCGCTCGGCCCGCGCTTCGTGTCGGTCACCTACGGCGCCGGCGGCTCGACGCGCGAACGTACGCATGCCACCGTCGCCCGCATCGTCCGCGAGACGAACCTCAAGCCGGCCGCCCATCTCACCTGCGTCGGCGCCAGCCGCGCCGAGATCGACGACGTGGTGCGCGGCTATCGCGATGCCGGCGTCCGCCATATCGTGGCGCTGCGTGGCGATCCGGCCGGCGGCCTCGGCACGGCCTACCAGCCGCATCCCCAAGGCTACGCCTCGACCACCGACCTGATCGCCGGCATCAAGGCGATCGGCGACTTCGAGATTTCCGTTTCCGCCTATCCGGAAAAGCATCCCGAAAGCCCCGATGTCGCCGCCGACATCGCCATTTTGAAGCGCAAGGTGGAGGCCGGGGCGACCCGCGCCATCAGCCAGTTCTTCTTCGACAACGACAAGTTCGAGCGCTACGTCGAGCGGGTGCGCGCCGCCGGCATCGACGTGCCGATCGTGCCGGGCATCGTGCCGGTGGTGAACTTCGAGCAGTCGGCCGCCTTCGCCAAGAAGGCCGGCGCCTCGGTGCCCGGCTGGCTCGCCCACCGCTTCGATGGGCTGGAAAACGATCCGGCGACACGCCAATTGGTGGCGGCGGCCGTCTGCGCCGAGCAGGTGATGGACCTGATCGATCGCGGCTTCCGCAACTTCCACTTCTACACCATGAACCGGGCCGATCTGGTGTACGCCATCTGCCACATGATGGGTCTCAGAGCCTCTCCCGAAACTCTACTGGGGCGGGCATCTAGCCTAGAGCTCTCCGCTTCCGGTGCTCACGAACAGTAA
- a CDS encoding ABC transporter substrate-binding protein, with protein MLKSLVRLAATAAMAALFAGSAFAAEPLKEINISYVESPFNLQTIVMRKQELLEKEFAADGVKINWHTINSGAQQAQAMAAGSLDIGGVMNTTSILLANAGGNPVLIAAGVSRPAQTYAIMGKAGGPKTIADLRGKQVVGPRGTVLHQILAAALVSEGMTLSDVEFIGMDLPKAQAALIAGQTDAALLAASLKIKAEAAGATVIATGDGLVNPVLVVGVSKAFADAHPDAAARVQRVNKEATAWVLAHLDEATEIGAKEQGIPLEDGKKLAAWGNFTDTLTEKDIASIKDDIKFLNDNDMMKGTVDVEALMLPGALAGNAQ; from the coding sequence GTGCTGAAATCCCTCGTCCGCCTCGCCGCCACGGCCGCCATGGCAGCCCTGTTCGCCGGCAGCGCATTCGCCGCCGAACCACTGAAGGAAATCAACATTTCCTATGTCGAGTCGCCCTTCAACCTGCAGACCATCGTCATGCGCAAGCAGGAGCTGCTGGAGAAGGAATTCGCCGCCGACGGCGTCAAGATCAACTGGCACACCATCAACTCCGGCGCCCAGCAGGCCCAGGCGATGGCCGCCGGCTCGCTCGACATCGGCGGCGTCATGAACACCACCTCGATATTGCTCGCCAATGCCGGCGGCAACCCGGTGCTGATCGCCGCCGGCGTCAGCCGCCCGGCCCAGACCTACGCCATCATGGGCAAGGCCGGCGGGCCGAAGACCATCGCCGACCTCCGGGGTAAGCAGGTGGTCGGGCCGCGCGGCACCGTGCTGCACCAGATCCTGGCCGCCGCTCTCGTCTCCGAGGGCATGACCCTCTCGGACGTCGAATTCATCGGCATGGACCTGCCCAAGGCGCAGGCGGCCTTGATCGCCGGCCAGACCGACGCGGCGCTGCTCGCCGCCAGCCTGAAGATCAAGGCGGAAGCGGCCGGCGCCACGGTGATCGCTACCGGCGACGGCCTCGTCAATCCGGTTCTGGTGGTGGGCGTTTCCAAGGCCTTCGCCGATGCGCACCCCGATGCCGCGGCCCGCGTGCAGCGCGTCAACAAGGAGGCGACCGCCTGGGTACTCGCCCATCTCGATGAAGCCACCGAGATCGGCGCCAAGGAACAGGGCATTCCGCTCGAGGATGGCAAGAAGCTCGCCGCCTGGGGCAACTTCACCGACACGCTGACCGAAAAGGACATCGCCAGCATCAAGGACGACATCAAGTTCCTCAACGACAACGACATGATGAAGGGCACGGTCGACGTCGAAGCGCTGATGCTGCCGGGCGCCCTCGCGGGGAACGCCCAGTGA
- a CDS encoding ABC transporter ATP-binding protein gives MYALTIAGLRRRFEISGRAIDALAGIDLAIAAGELLAVVGHSGCGKTTLLHHVAGLQSPDAGSITFHAPDGPTHDARIGMVFQEPRLMPWKTVRGNLALALKRFASGTEAERRIGDALDMVGLGAFADAWPHQLSGGMAQRVSLARALCRDPDILLLDEPFGALDALTRSRVHGEFAAIRLRRPLTTILVTHDIAEAVRLADRVAVMQAGRLTAVFDIDLPHPRPLAAPGLAEQVAAITAAVLGEPVS, from the coding sequence ATGTACGCCCTGACCATCGCCGGCCTCCGCCGCCGCTTCGAGATTTCCGGCCGGGCGATCGATGCGCTCGCCGGCATCGACCTTGCCATTGCCGCGGGCGAACTTCTGGCGGTGGTCGGTCACAGCGGCTGCGGCAAGACCACGCTACTGCACCACGTCGCCGGCCTGCAAAGCCCCGATGCCGGCTCGATCACCTTCCACGCGCCGGACGGCCCCACCCACGACGCCCGGATCGGCATGGTTTTTCAGGAGCCGCGCCTCATGCCGTGGAAGACGGTGCGCGGCAACCTTGCCCTGGCGCTGAAGCGCTTCGCCAGCGGCACCGAGGCCGAGCGGCGGATCGGCGACGCCCTCGATATGGTCGGCCTCGGCGCATTCGCCGACGCCTGGCCGCACCAGCTGTCGGGCGGCATGGCCCAGCGCGTCTCGCTCGCCCGCGCCCTCTGCCGCGATCCGGACATCCTGCTGCTGGACGAACCGTTCGGCGCCCTCGACGCGCTGACGCGCAGCCGCGTCCACGGCGAATTCGCCGCCATCCGGCTACGGCGCCCGCTGACCACCATCCTGGTCACCCACGACATCGCCGAGGCGGTGCGCCTTGCCGACCGCGTCGCCGTCATGCAGGCGGGCCGCCTCACCGCCGTCTTCGACATCGACCTCCCCCACCCCCGGCCGCTGGCCGCGCCCGGCCTTGCCGAGCAGGTGGCGGCGATCACCGCCGCCGTTCTCGGCGAACCCGTTTCATGA
- a CDS encoding ABC transporter permease, which yields MQIRRKSNLRPTILPLSVLIIWLVASSAGMTNAYLLPSPGRIAEAAGELIANGELFRHIGASLWRVLFGFALTAALALPLAFLTGIFAPLGGYLSWVLEALRVTPPLALVPLLILWLGIGEASKLTIVVLASFFPVYMNALAGIREADGKLIELARTLDLTRRETALHVFLPAALPGIVNGLRLGFGYSWRALVGAELVAASAGLGYLIIDASEMARTDRVFVGIFAIAALGALTDWLFRRAAARLMPWRSEAGQSSGLEG from the coding sequence ATGCAAATAAGACGCAAAAGCAATCTGCGACCGACCATTCTGCCGCTGTCGGTGTTGATCATCTGGCTGGTCGCCTCCTCGGCCGGCATGACCAACGCCTACCTGTTGCCGTCTCCAGGGCGCATCGCCGAAGCGGCCGGCGAACTTATCGCCAACGGAGAGCTTTTCCGGCACATCGGCGCCAGTCTGTGGCGGGTGCTGTTCGGCTTTGCCCTCACCGCCGCCCTCGCCCTGCCGCTTGCCTTTCTGACCGGCATCTTCGCGCCGCTCGGCGGCTATCTCAGCTGGGTTCTCGAAGCGCTGCGCGTCACGCCCCCGCTGGCGCTGGTGCCGCTGCTGATTCTCTGGCTGGGCATCGGTGAGGCGTCCAAGCTCACCATCGTCGTGCTGGCAAGCTTCTTTCCCGTCTACATGAATGCTCTTGCCGGCATCCGCGAGGCCGACGGCAAGCTGATCGAACTGGCCCGCACGCTCGACCTCACCCGCCGCGAAACGGCCCTGCACGTCTTTCTGCCGGCGGCGTTGCCCGGCATCGTCAACGGCCTGAGGCTCGGCTTCGGCTACAGCTGGCGGGCGCTGGTCGGCGCCGAACTGGTCGCCGCCTCGGCAGGCCTCGGCTACCTGATCATCGACGCCAGCGAAATGGCCCGCACCGACCGCGTCTTCGTCGGCATCTTCGCCATCGCCGCGCTCGGCGCCCTGACGGACTGGCTGTTCCGCCGTGCCGCCGCCCGGCTGATGCCATGGCGAAGCGAAGCTGGCCAGAGCAGCGGGCTGGAGGGCTGA
- a CDS encoding GntR family transcriptional regulator, which produces MLPTAAAGYELDPKQPIGAQVYSLLKRMIICLAFKPNEALSEKELALRLGVSRTPVREALIRLADETLVDVFPQRGTVVSPIKVAEVMEAQFLREALEAAVARRAAEQPSPALIRDLSRLLDAQHQAATAGLPEDYMPLDEAFHRAISEGTGMPRAWRLIQSVKGQMDRVRFLSLPNKAHLLLLTDQHAEIFKAIETQDPDRAEAAMRHHLKEVLKTIQELAAEMPAIFA; this is translated from the coding sequence GTGCTGCCAACTGCCGCCGCCGGTTACGAGCTCGACCCCAAGCAGCCCATCGGGGCTCAGGTCTACAGCCTCTTGAAGCGGATGATCATCTGTCTCGCCTTCAAGCCCAACGAGGCCCTGAGCGAGAAGGAACTGGCGTTGCGCCTCGGCGTCAGCCGCACGCCGGTGCGTGAAGCGCTCATTCGCCTGGCCGACGAGACCCTGGTCGACGTTTTTCCGCAGCGCGGCACCGTCGTGTCGCCGATCAAGGTCGCCGAGGTCATGGAGGCGCAGTTCCTGAGGGAAGCCCTGGAGGCCGCCGTCGCCCGCCGGGCCGCCGAACAGCCTTCGCCGGCCCTGATCCGCGACTTGTCTCGCCTGCTCGACGCGCAGCATCAGGCTGCCACCGCCGGCCTGCCGGAAGACTACATGCCGCTCGACGAGGCCTTTCACCGCGCCATCAGCGAAGGCACCGGCATGCCCCGGGCCTGGCGCCTCATCCAGAGCGTCAAGGGGCAGATGGACCGCGTCCGCTTCCTCAGCCTTCCCAACAAGGCGCACCTTCTGCTGCTCACTGACCAGCACGCCGAAATCTTCAAGGCGATCGAAACGCAAGACCCCGACCGCGCCGAGGCGGCCATGCGCCATCACCTCAAGGAAGTGCTGAAGACCATCCAGGAACTCGCCGCCGAAATGCCCGCCATTTTCGCCTGA
- the uxuA gene encoding mannonate dehydratase yields the protein MIETWRWFGPDDPVSLQKARQAGATGIVTALHHMNQGQVWSVDEIEKRKAVVESAGLTWSVVESIGVGEEIKTRTGNYREKIDNYKQSIRNVARSGIKTICYNFMVITDWSRTNLMFKLPNGGFALRYDKVDFAAYDLFVLKRKAAEASYSTHLIAAAKARFDAKSADQVAELERNLIDWLPARDFAYTRDSFRDMLELYSGISPDDLRANLTEFLREITPVAEEEGARLCIHADDPSFPIFGLPRVMSTAEDVRAMFKAVPQEACGLTLCTGSFGSNLDNDLVAMAKEFAPRIHFVHLRNVTHESDGSFYEADHLGGDTDLISVAAAILSEEERRRSVGRTDAQIPFRPDHGHLMGDDIGQKSNPGYSFVGRLKGLAELRGAIKTIEAFRSGRVS from the coding sequence ATGATCGAGACCTGGCGCTGGTTCGGCCCCGATGACCCCGTCAGCCTTCAGAAGGCGCGGCAGGCGGGCGCCACCGGCATCGTCACTGCCCTCCACCACATGAACCAGGGGCAGGTGTGGTCGGTGGACGAGATCGAAAAGCGCAAGGCCGTTGTGGAATCCGCTGGGCTCACCTGGTCGGTGGTCGAAAGCATCGGCGTCGGCGAGGAGATCAAGACCCGCACCGGCAACTACCGGGAAAAGATCGACAATTACAAGCAGTCGATCCGCAACGTCGCCCGGTCCGGCATCAAGACCATCTGCTACAACTTCATGGTCATCACCGACTGGAGCCGTACCAACCTGATGTTCAAGCTGCCCAACGGCGGCTTCGCGCTCCGCTACGACAAGGTGGATTTCGCCGCTTATGATCTGTTCGTGCTGAAGCGCAAGGCGGCCGAGGCGAGCTACAGCACCCACCTGATCGCCGCCGCCAAGGCACGCTTCGATGCCAAGAGCGCCGATCAAGTCGCCGAGCTGGAGCGCAACCTGATCGACTGGCTGCCGGCCCGCGACTTCGCCTACACCCGCGACAGCTTCCGCGACATGCTGGAACTCTATTCGGGCATCAGCCCCGACGACCTGCGCGCCAACCTCACCGAATTCCTGCGCGAGATCACGCCGGTGGCCGAGGAGGAAGGCGCCCGCCTGTGCATCCACGCCGACGATCCGTCCTTCCCGATTTTCGGCCTGCCGCGCGTCATGTCGACGGCCGAGGACGTCAGGGCGATGTTCAAGGCTGTGCCTCAGGAGGCCTGCGGCCTGACGCTCTGCACCGGCTCCTTCGGCTCCAATCTCGACAACGACCTCGTCGCCATGGCCAAGGAATTTGCCCCGCGCATCCACTTTGTCCACCTCCGCAACGTTACCCACGAGTCGGACGGTTCCTTCTACGAGGCCGACCATCTCGGCGGCGACACCGATCTGATTTCCGTCGCGGCGGCTATCCTGAGCGAGGAGGAGCGCCGCCGGTCGGTCGGTCGGACGGACGCCCAGATCCCCTTCCGGCCCGACCACGGCCATCTGATGGGCGACGACATCGGCCAGAAATCCAATCCCGGCTATTCCTTCGTCGGCCGCCTGAAGGGGCTCGCCGAACTCAGGGGGGCCATCAAGACCATCGAGGCCTTCCGCTCCGGCCGCGTCTCCTGA
- a CDS encoding mannitol dehydrogenase family protein yields MSSSKPKPTAAKRLGNARLAKLPAAVARPGYDRKKVTAGIVHLGLGAFCRSHLGVYTDDVLALGATDWGIVGVNFRSPEIIEALKPQDGLYTLLSREDGVDKLRVIGAFLDVMSAGDQFDEVLALMVKPEIRVVTITVTEKGYCYDPATGRLNEAHPMVTADLADPTRPRSLPGLIAEALRLRRKAGVPPFTVLSCDNLPQNGKVTRAVVARFAELSDPDLGEWIADHVAFPSSMVDRITPATNDTDRAIVTAGLGMTDAWPVVAEPFHQWVIEDNFPNGRPAWDQVGAILTANVHPFETMKLRCLNGAHSTLAYLSVLAGIETVADAMADPLLPKVIRHLWDDDLIPTVPPVPGTDVVAYTGDLEARFRNPGIRHLTLQISSDGSQKLGPRLLVPATTRIAEGKAPRVVPLTVAAWMAFLRGSDGNGRSWTVADPMAARLTAIAGEHGDDPVALADALFAISEIFPAAISGNAPFRKATTQHLRSLLTRGVPATLTAFLFR; encoded by the coding sequence ATGTCCAGTTCCAAGCCGAAGCCTACCGCTGCCAAGCGCCTCGGCAATGCCCGCCTCGCCAAGCTTCCCGCCGCCGTCGCCCGTCCCGGTTACGACAGGAAGAAGGTGACGGCCGGTATCGTCCACCTGGGGCTCGGCGCCTTCTGCCGATCCCATCTCGGCGTCTATACCGATGATGTCTTGGCGCTAGGGGCCACCGATTGGGGAATCGTGGGCGTCAATTTCCGCTCGCCCGAGATCATCGAGGCCCTCAAGCCGCAAGACGGGCTCTACACGCTGCTGTCCCGCGAAGACGGCGTCGACAAGCTCCGGGTGATCGGCGCCTTCCTGGACGTCATGAGTGCTGGCGATCAGTTCGACGAAGTGCTGGCGCTGATGGTCAAACCCGAGATCCGCGTCGTCACCATCACCGTGACCGAAAAGGGCTATTGCTACGATCCGGCCACCGGCCGCCTCAACGAGGCGCATCCGATGGTCACGGCCGATCTCGCCGATCCCACGCGGCCGCGCAGCCTGCCCGGTCTGATCGCCGAGGCGTTGCGCCTCAGACGGAAGGCCGGCGTGCCGCCGTTTACCGTGCTTTCCTGCGACAATCTGCCGCAAAACGGCAAGGTCACCCGGGCCGTGGTGGCCCGCTTTGCCGAACTCAGCGATCCCGACCTCGGCGAGTGGATCGCCGACCACGTTGCCTTTCCCTCGTCGATGGTCGACCGCATCACCCCGGCCACCAACGATACCGATCGGGCCATTGTGACCGCCGGACTCGGCATGACCGACGCGTGGCCGGTGGTGGCCGAGCCGTTCCACCAGTGGGTGATCGAGGACAATTTCCCCAACGGTCGGCCGGCCTGGGATCAGGTCGGCGCCATCCTGACCGCCAACGTCCATCCCTTCGAGACGATGAAGCTCCGCTGCCTCAACGGCGCCCATTCGACGCTGGCCTATCTCAGCGTGCTCGCCGGCATTGAAACCGTCGCCGACGCCATGGCCGATCCGCTGCTGCCCAAGGTGATCCGTCACCTGTGGGACGACGACCTCATCCCCACCGTGCCGCCAGTGCCGGGCACCGACGTTGTCGCCTATACCGGCGACCTCGAGGCGCGCTTCCGCAATCCCGGCATCCGCCACCTCACCTTGCAGATATCGTCCGACGGCTCGCAGAAGCTCGGGCCGCGCCTGCTCGTTCCGGCAACCACGCGCATCGCCGAAGGCAAGGCGCCACGGGTGGTGCCGCTGACGGTTGCCGCCTGGATGGCCTTCCTGCGTGGGTCCGACGGCAACGGGCGGAGCTGGACGGTGGCCGACCCCATGGCCGCGCGCCTGACGGCGATCGCCGGCGAGCATGGCGACGACCCGGTGGCGCTGGCCGACGCGCTGTTCGCCATAAGCGAGATCTTCCCGGCCGCGATATCCGGCAACGCCCCGTTCCGCAAGGCGACGACCCAACACCTCAGAAGCCTTCTCACCCGTGGCGTACCCGCCACGCTCACCGCTTTCCTGTTCCGCTGA
- the uxaC gene encoding glucuronate isomerase codes for MSEAFTLHPDRLFPADPATRAIARDLYAGVANLPIVSPHGHTDPSWFADDQPFADPATLFVIPDHYVHRMLYSQGIRPEQVGVPRLDGGPVETDKRKIWRILAENFHLYRGTPSYIWLTHAFQTVFGITEVPSAHNADRLYDTIAAALDKPEFRPRALFERFNIEVIATTESPLDDLRHHRKIRQSGWKGRVVTAFRPDPVVDPAFPSFADNLQTLGRITGQDTSSYQGYLAALADRRRYFIEVGGATSSDHGHPTARTADLQAEDAAALYARVRAGGASAEDAELFRGQMLTEMVQMSTVDGLVIQIHPGSRRDHNPEIYSTFGKDKGADIPGPTGYVEELRPLLARFGNRADLTIIVFTLDETVYARELAPLAGHYPALRLGPAWWFHDSPEGMRRYREQVTETAGFYNTVGFNDDTRAFLSIPARHDVSRRVDCGFLARLVAEHRLGLDDAREVAHDLAYRLAKKAYRL; via the coding sequence ATGTCCGAGGCGTTCACCCTTCACCCCGACCGGTTGTTTCCGGCAGACCCGGCGACGCGCGCCATCGCGCGCGATCTTTATGCCGGCGTCGCCAATCTGCCGATCGTCAGCCCGCACGGCCATACCGACCCATCCTGGTTTGCCGACGACCAGCCCTTCGCCGATCCGGCGACGCTGTTCGTCATCCCCGATCATTACGTCCACCGCATGCTCTATTCCCAAGGCATCCGGCCGGAACAGGTCGGCGTACCCCGCCTCGACGGCGGGCCGGTGGAGACCGACAAGCGCAAGATCTGGCGCATCCTCGCCGAGAACTTCCACCTCTATCGCGGCACCCCCTCCTATATCTGGCTGACCCACGCCTTCCAGACGGTGTTCGGCATCACCGAAGTGCCATCGGCTCACAACGCCGACCGGCTCTACGACACCATCGCCGCCGCGCTGGACAAGCCGGAGTTCCGGCCGCGCGCCCTGTTCGAGCGCTTCAACATCGAGGTGATCGCCACCACCGAAAGCCCGCTCGACGATCTCCGCCATCACCGCAAGATCCGTCAGAGCGGCTGGAAGGGACGCGTCGTCACCGCCTTCCGGCCCGACCCGGTGGTCGATCCGGCCTTCCCTAGCTTTGCCGACAATCTTCAAACGCTCGGCCGCATCACCGGCCAGGACACCTCGAGCTATCAAGGCTATCTCGCCGCGCTCGCCGACCGCCGCCGCTATTTCATCGAGGTGGGCGGAGCCACGTCGAGCGACCATGGCCACCCGACGGCCCGCACCGCCGACCTTCAGGCCGAAGATGCCGCCGCGCTCTACGCCCGCGTTCGCGCCGGTGGCGCATCGGCCGAGGACGCCGAATTATTCCGCGGACAGATGCTGACCGAGATGGTTCAGATGTCCACCGTCGACGGCTTGGTCATACAGATCCACCCGGGTTCTCGGCGCGACCACAACCCGGAGATATACAGCACCTTCGGCAAGGACAAGGGCGCCGACATCCCCGGCCCCACCGGCTATGTCGAGGAATTGAGGCCGCTGTTGGCCCGCTTCGGCAATCGGGCCGACCTCACCATCATCGTCTTCACGCTCGACGAGACGGTCTATGCCCGCGAACTGGCACCGCTGGCCGGCCATTACCCTGCCCTGCGCCTCGGCCCGGCCTGGTGGTTCCACGACAGCCCCGAGGGCATGCGCCGCTACCGCGAGCAGGTGACGGAGACGGCGGGCTTCTACAACACCGTCGGCTTCAACGACGACACCCGCGCCTTCCTGTCGATCCCGGCCCGCCACGACGTTTCCCGCCGCGTCGACTGCGGTTTCCTCGCCCGTCTCGTCGCCGAGCATCGGCTGGGCCTCGACGACGCGCGCGAAGTGGCGCACGACCTTGCGTACCGCCTCGCTAAAAAGGCCTATCGTCTCTAG
- a CDS encoding C4-dicarboxylate TRAP transporter substrate-binding protein: MGLMSRAALTAVCGLAFAASSLGVALAADYTLNINTALTTSDPLYKGLEDLRKNVEARSEGKLAIRLFPGSQLGKDEDVLEQARAGAGNAVVVDGGRLAVYVKDFGVLSGPYLASGYDGIRKVVTSPLLDEMAKKLHDGAQLQVLSFNWWQGERHLLTNKPIKVPADLSGVRMRTPGAPVWTETVKAMGATPAPMAWADVYSALQTQVIDAVEAQDPAAYGSRLYEVTKYLTKTGHFNLITGLVTSAAWFDALPPDLQTILKEEALKSGDVASHGTEAAIADIEAKMTAAGMTINEIDTTPFKEATAGVYEKLGYTDLKKQVDAILAE, translated from the coding sequence ATGGGATTGATGTCTCGGGCCGCATTGACGGCTGTCTGCGGGCTGGCTTTTGCTGCTTCGTCGCTCGGCGTTGCCTTGGCCGCCGATTACACGCTCAACATCAACACGGCGCTCACCACGTCCGATCCGCTCTACAAGGGGCTCGAGGATCTGCGGAAAAACGTCGAGGCCCGCTCTGAAGGCAAACTGGCCATCCGCCTGTTTCCCGGCTCGCAGCTCGGCAAGGACGAGGACGTGCTGGAACAGGCGCGGGCCGGCGCCGGCAATGCCGTGGTGGTCGATGGTGGCCGCCTCGCGGTTTACGTCAAGGATTTCGGCGTTCTTTCCGGTCCTTATCTCGCCTCGGGCTATGACGGCATCCGCAAGGTGGTGACCTCGCCGCTGCTCGACGAGATGGCCAAGAAGCTGCACGACGGCGCCCAGCTTCAGGTGCTGTCGTTCAACTGGTGGCAGGGGGAACGGCATCTCCTCACCAACAAGCCAATCAAGGTGCCTGCCGATCTCTCGGGTGTTCGCATGCGCACGCCCGGGGCGCCGGTATGGACCGAGACCGTCAAGGCGATGGGCGCCACTCCGGCACCGATGGCCTGGGCCGACGTCTACTCGGCCTTGCAGACGCAGGTGATCGACGCCGTTGAGGCACAGGACCCCGCCGCCTATGGCTCGCGTCTCTATGAGGTCACAAAGTACCTGACCAAGACCGGCCACTTCAACCTGATCACCGGCCTCGTCACCTCGGCTGCCTGGTTTGACGCGCTGCCGCCCGATCTTCAGACTATCCTGAAGGAAGAGGCGCTGAAATCCGGCGACGTGGCGTCGCACGGCACCGAGGCGGCCATCGCCGACATCGAGGCCAAGATGACGGCAGCCGGCATGACCATCAACGAGATCGACACAACGCCGTTCAAGGAAGCGACCGCCGGAGTCTACGAGAAGCTCGGCTACACCGACCTCAAGAAGCAAGTCGACGCCATTCTCGCCGAGTAA